One Dictyoglomus thermophilum H-6-12 DNA window includes the following coding sequences:
- a CDS encoding alpha-amylase family glycosyl hydrolase: MIYDDKIFGDLCHKEFLVEREVKKLEEIYLEEVLPEDPKPEDEIEFTFNCPLKFHITSGKIVKDNREIYTFNIQERKTQWNDSIFNFSEIIKIKIPPLKENGLYQIHLYEMNEKIYEQYLSIDNFEAPLWSEESIIYHIFIDRFAKDEKEVEYSENLKEKLGGNLKGILSRLDYIENLGINTIWISPIFKSTSYHGYDIEDYFEIDPIWGTKEDLKKLVREAFNRGIRIILDFVPNHMSYKNPIFQKALKDKNSNLRSWFIFKGEDYETFFGVKSMPKINLKNKEAIDYIINAAKYWIREFGISGYRMDHATGPDINFWSIFYYNLKSEFPETFYFGEIVETPKETKKYVGKFDGTLDFYLFKIIRDFFIGKRWSTKEFVKMIDLEEKFYGNKFKRISFLENHDSNRFLWVAKDKKLLRLASIFQFSINAIPIIYNGQEMGCSQYRDILEGNRTLHEHARLPIPWSDDKQDKELIDFYRQLVKIRKSHPALYKGTFIPIFSDMISFIKETQEESILVLINIEDKEEIFNLNGTYRDLFSGNIYTNSLKLGPMSAHLLLRIDH; this comes from the coding sequence ATGATATACGATGACAAAATATTCGGAGATTTATGCCACAAAGAGTTTTTAGTAGAAAGAGAAGTTAAAAAACTTGAAGAAATATATTTAGAAGAGGTTTTACCAGAAGATCCTAAGCCTGAAGATGAAATAGAATTTACTTTTAACTGTCCATTAAAGTTTCACATTACTTCAGGAAAAATTGTCAAAGATAACAGAGAAATATATACCTTTAATATACAGGAAAGAAAAACTCAATGGAATGATAGCATATTTAACTTTAGCGAAATTATCAAAATAAAAATACCTCCTTTAAAGGAAAATGGTCTATATCAAATCCACCTTTATGAGATGAATGAAAAAATCTATGAGCAATATCTCTCAATAGACAATTTTGAAGCACCCTTATGGAGTGAGGAGAGTATAATTTATCACATATTTATTGATAGATTTGCTAAAGATGAAAAAGAAGTAGAATATTCTGAAAACCTCAAAGAGAAATTAGGAGGAAACCTGAAGGGGATACTAAGCCGTTTGGATTATATAGAAAACCTTGGGATAAATACCATATGGATATCTCCCATTTTTAAAAGCACATCATATCATGGTTATGATATTGAGGATTACTTTGAAATTGATCCTATTTGGGGAACAAAAGAAGATTTAAAAAAACTTGTAAGGGAAGCCTTCAATAGAGGCATAAGAATAATCTTAGACTTTGTACCAAATCATATGTCATATAAAAATCCTATATTTCAGAAAGCTTTAAAAGACAAAAACAGTAATCTAAGAAGTTGGTTTATATTTAAAGGAGAAGATTATGAAACCTTTTTCGGTGTAAAGTCAATGCCCAAAATAAACCTTAAAAATAAGGAAGCGATAGATTATATAATAAATGCTGCCAAATACTGGATAAGAGAATTTGGAATTTCTGGATATAGAATGGATCATGCTACAGGTCCTGACATTAATTTTTGGAGTATTTTTTATTATAATTTGAAATCTGAATTTCCAGAAACTTTCTATTTTGGAGAGATAGTAGAGACTCCGAAAGAAACAAAAAAATATGTAGGCAAATTTGACGGAACTTTAGATTTTTATCTTTTTAAAATAATTAGAGACTTTTTTATAGGTAAAAGATGGTCTACCAAAGAGTTTGTAAAAATGATCGATTTGGAAGAAAAATTCTATGGAAATAAATTCAAGAGAATTTCTTTTCTCGAAAATCACGATTCAAATAGATTTCTATGGGTTGCTAAAGATAAGAAATTACTTAGATTAGCTTCAATTTTCCAATTCTCGATTAATGCAATACCTATAATCTACAATGGACAAGAAATGGGATGTAGTCAGTACAGAGATATACTTGAGGGAAATAGAACTCTACACGAACATGCAAGACTTCCTATACCCTGGAGTGATGACAAACAAGACAAAGAACTTATAGATTTTTACAGGCAATTAGTTAAAATCAGAAAAAGTCATCCAGCGCTTTACAAAGGTACGTTTATTCCTATATTTTCAGATATGATATCTTTTATCAAAGAAACCCAAGAAGAATCCATACTTGTACTTATAAATATAGAGGATAAAGAAGAAATCTTTAATCTGAACGGTACGTACAGAGATCTATTTAGCGGAAATATTTACACTAATTCTTTAAAGCTAGGCCCGATGAGTGCTCACTTATTACTTCGTATAGATCACTGA
- a CDS encoding carbohydrate kinase family protein, protein MIIVGGEALIDFTPIEINGEIAYIPKEGGSPYNVAITLGRLGAPCGFFGKISYDFFGEMLIEKLKKNHVDISLVLRSEKNTTLAFVILREGEPHFIFYGENTADVSLEEKDIPLIDPEKVELIHFGSISMIREPGCFVLEKMMTQNHGKVLISFDPNIRPNLIRDKNDYLRKFEAWLKTIDILKASIADIKWLYETESMDEIARYFLEKGVKIFLLTLGKEGSIGYTKFFSAFSKGKEVKVVDTVGAGDAFMGGFLYYLNSIGKLNKNFLENVTKTELENALDFSNTVSALTCTKKGAEPPYLAEVENFMGKRYY, encoded by the coding sequence ATGATTATTGTGGGTGGTGAAGCACTTATAGATTTTACTCCTATAGAGATAAATGGTGAAATAGCATATATACCTAAAGAAGGTGGATCGCCATATAATGTAGCAATTACTTTGGGAAGATTGGGAGCACCTTGTGGTTTTTTTGGTAAGATATCTTACGATTTTTTTGGAGAGATGTTGATTGAAAAACTGAAGAAAAATCACGTAGATATTTCCTTAGTATTAAGATCAGAGAAGAATACTACTCTTGCTTTTGTTATCTTGAGAGAAGGAGAGCCTCATTTTATATTTTACGGAGAAAATACTGCTGATGTCTCTTTAGAAGAAAAGGATATACCCTTAATAGATCCAGAAAAAGTTGAGCTTATTCATTTTGGCTCTATATCTATGATAAGAGAACCAGGGTGTTTTGTATTAGAGAAAATGATGACTCAAAATCATGGGAAGGTCTTAATTTCCTTTGATCCTAATATAAGACCTAATTTAATAAGGGATAAGAATGATTACTTAAGAAAGTTTGAGGCTTGGCTTAAAACTATAGATATTCTAAAAGCAAGTATTGCAGATATTAAATGGCTTTATGAGACAGAGAGTATGGATGAAATTGCCAGGTATTTTTTAGAAAAAGGTGTAAAAATATTTCTTTTGACTTTGGGAAAGGAAGGATCAATAGGGTATACTAAATTCTTTTCTGCTTTTTCTAAGGGAAAAGAGGTGAAAGTTGTTGATACAGTAGGAGCAGGCGATGCTTTTATGGGAGGATTCTTATATTATTTGAATTCTATAGGAAAATTGAATAAAAATTTTTTAGAAAATGTAACTAAGACAGAACTTGAAAATGCCTTAGATTTTTCCAATACAGTTTCAGCTTTAACCTGTACTAAAAAAGGAGCCGAGCCACCATATTTGGCAGAGGTTGAAAATTTTATGGGTAAAAGGTATTATTGA
- the rseP gene encoding RIP metalloprotease RseP, which yields MELILFLILFGLLTIPHEFGHFIFAKIFGVKVYEYAIGFGPKILEIKGKETRFVLRLIPIGGFVKMAGVDDINLPEFEEVPENRRFYRKAPWQRFLILFAGSFMNFVFAIILFISIFLIGIPQPIPVVDKVLENKPASMAGIMPGDRLLYINGQKIEDISDAVRLITGSIKAPGEEKFIEVTLERDGNILTFRVKPEWSEERKGGVIGIVFKTVPKKYSLPASVKNGILMFVNALLLIFYVFKALFSGAQGVSITGPIGIAKMTGEVASMGLIYYLNFIALLSVQIGIFNLLPIPALDGGRILFIIIEKVRGKPIETSKEEIIHWVGFLILLFLMLLVTFFDILNLRK from the coding sequence ATGGAGTTAATACTTTTTCTTATACTGTTTGGCTTGCTCACTATACCTCATGAATTTGGACATTTTATTTTTGCAAAGATTTTTGGGGTTAAGGTATATGAGTACGCTATAGGTTTTGGACCTAAAATCTTAGAAATAAAAGGGAAAGAAACAAGATTTGTACTAAGACTTATTCCAATTGGTGGTTTTGTAAAAATGGCAGGAGTTGACGATATTAATCTTCCAGAATTTGAAGAAGTGCCTGAGAATAGAAGATTCTATAGAAAGGCTCCTTGGCAAAGATTTTTAATTTTATTTGCTGGCTCTTTTATGAATTTTGTTTTTGCGATAATACTTTTCATATCTATTTTTCTTATAGGTATTCCTCAGCCTATTCCTGTAGTAGATAAAGTATTAGAAAACAAACCAGCGAGTATGGCTGGAATTATGCCGGGAGATAGACTTCTATATATAAATGGGCAAAAAATTGAAGATATTTCTGATGCAGTCAGATTGATTACTGGATCTATAAAAGCTCCTGGAGAAGAAAAGTTTATAGAAGTTACGCTGGAGAGGGATGGAAATATTTTAACCTTCAGGGTAAAGCCCGAATGGAGTGAAGAACGAAAAGGTGGGGTAATAGGTATAGTATTTAAAACTGTTCCTAAGAAGTACTCTCTTCCTGCCTCGGTTAAAAATGGGATTTTAATGTTTGTAAATGCATTGCTTTTGATATTTTATGTTTTTAAGGCTTTGTTTAGTGGAGCTCAAGGTGTTTCTATTACAGGCCCTATTGGAATTGCTAAGATGACAGGAGAAGTGGCTTCTATGGGGCTGATTTATTATCTAAATTTCATTGCTCTATTAAGTGTACAAATCGGAATCTTTAACTTATTGCCTATTCCTGCTCTTGATGGTGGAAGAATTCTTTTTATAATAATTGAGAAGGTAAGAGGTAAACCTATAGAAACAAGCAAAGAGGAGATAATTCATTGGGTTGGCTTCTTAATATTGCTATTTTTAATGTTACTTGTGACTTTTTTTGATATACTAAACTTGAGAAAATGA
- the ispG gene encoding flavodoxin-dependent (E)-4-hydroxy-3-methylbut-2-enyl-diphosphate synthase yields the protein MNRKKTRVVKVGNIAIGGDNPIRVQSMTKTPTVDIKSTVRQIKRLAKKGCEIIRLGVPDKESALALGKIKKASPIPIVADIHFDYRLALIALEQGVDKLRLNPGNIKNPKYISLIAKEAKARGVPIRVGSNAGSLPKEILEKYNGLTPEALVESALHEVRLLEDNDFTDIVISVKASSVPLTVEAYRLLSQKVDYPLHIGITESGTVFPGTIRSSVGLGILLYEGIGDTIRVSLASSPDKEVEVAYEILDSLELRRKGIRVIACPMCARSHFPVQQVAKEIERKFKNYPLNLVVAVMGCEVNGPGEAKWADIGITGSKDRVIIFRKGKIIKETNFRNIISELEEELDKIKEVNSN from the coding sequence ATGAACAGGAAAAAAACAAGAGTTGTAAAAGTTGGAAATATAGCAATAGGTGGCGATAATCCTATAAGGGTTCAAAGTATGACGAAGACCCCTACTGTTGATATTAAATCAACGGTAAGGCAAATAAAAAGACTTGCTAAAAAGGGTTGTGAAATTATTAGGCTTGGAGTACCTGATAAAGAATCAGCTTTAGCTTTAGGTAAAATAAAAAAAGCAAGTCCTATTCCAATAGTAGCTGATATACATTTCGATTATCGGCTTGCTTTGATAGCCCTGGAACAGGGGGTAGATAAATTAAGGCTAAATCCTGGTAATATAAAAAACCCCAAATATATTTCTCTTATTGCTAAGGAAGCAAAGGCTCGTGGGGTTCCTATAAGAGTTGGTAGTAATGCTGGTTCTTTACCTAAAGAGATTTTAGAAAAATATAATGGACTTACACCTGAAGCTTTGGTAGAAAGTGCTCTTCATGAAGTTAGGCTTTTGGAGGACAATGATTTTACTGACATTGTTATCTCTGTAAAGGCTTCTTCGGTACCTTTGACTGTAGAAGCATATAGGCTTTTGTCTCAAAAAGTAGACTATCCTTTACATATTGGGATAACAGAGTCGGGTACTGTATTTCCTGGGACTATAAGATCTTCGGTTGGTTTAGGAATTCTTCTTTATGAGGGAATAGGTGATACTATAAGGGTTTCTTTGGCTTCTTCTCCTGATAAAGAAGTCGAGGTTGCATATGAGATCCTTGATAGCCTTGAATTAAGGAGAAAAGGGATAAGAGTTATAGCTTGTCCTATGTGTGCTAGATCTCATTTTCCAGTGCAACAAGTTGCAAAAGAAATTGAGCGGAAGTTTAAGAACTATCCTTTAAACTTGGTGGTTGCAGTAATGGGTTGTGAGGTTAATGGGCCTGGAGAGGCAAAATGGGCAGATATTGGTATTACAGGTTCAAAAGATAGGGTTATAATTTTTAGAAAAGGAAAGATAATTAAGGAGACTAATTTCAGGAATATAATTTCAGAATTGGAAGAGGAACTAGATAAAATAAAGGAGGTGAACTCAAATTAG
- the rny gene encoding ribonuclease Y has protein sequence MSTLIIAGLLFIIGLGLGYFIRRYIESKTIQLVEKRAEEILKKAEEEAEEKKRSALLEAKEEIFKLRNEAEREIRERRNELTNLERRILQREENLERKEEILANKEREINNRLESVKRLEEEAMNELQKIAQMTKEEAKEILLKHVEEEIQKDIAIKIKEAEAKYKEMAEEKAREIITEAIQRCAVDHTVESTVSVVSLPSEEMKGRIIGREGRNIRTFETLTGVDLIIDDTPEAVVLSSFDPVRREIARIALERLVKDGRIHPARIEEMVNKAKKEVENRIREEGERALIEVGIQNIHPDLVRTLGRLYYRTSYGQNVLQHSIEVAKIAAIIAAELHMDVNLAKRAGLLHDIGKAIDYEVEGSHATLGAELLKKYGEHPDIVHAVAAHHEEIPLVKPLDVIIQVADSISAVRPGARRESIEIYIKRLEKLEEIAMSFPGVEKAYAIQAGREVRVLVSPEEVDDLAATRLAYQIAKKIEKEMEYPGQIKVTVIRETRAVEYAK, from the coding sequence ATTAGCACTTTAATAATAGCTGGATTACTATTCATTATAGGATTGGGTTTAGGATATTTTATTAGAAGATACATAGAGAGCAAAACTATTCAGCTAGTTGAGAAAAGGGCCGAGGAAATTCTAAAAAAGGCCGAAGAGGAAGCGGAAGAAAAGAAAAGAAGTGCTCTTCTTGAAGCAAAGGAAGAGATATTTAAATTAAGAAATGAAGCTGAAAGAGAAATAAGAGAAAGAAGAAACGAACTTACAAATCTTGAAAGAAGAATTCTTCAGAGGGAAGAAAATTTAGAAAGAAAAGAAGAGATTCTTGCCAATAAAGAGAGAGAGATAAATAATAGGCTTGAAAGTGTCAAAAGATTAGAAGAAGAGGCAATGAATGAGCTTCAAAAGATAGCTCAAATGACTAAGGAGGAAGCAAAAGAAATATTATTAAAACATGTTGAGGAAGAAATTCAGAAAGATATTGCCATAAAAATAAAAGAAGCAGAAGCTAAATATAAGGAGATGGCGGAAGAAAAAGCAAGAGAAATAATAACAGAGGCTATACAAAGGTGTGCTGTAGATCATACTGTAGAGTCTACCGTTTCTGTAGTAAGTTTACCTAGTGAGGAAATGAAAGGAAGAATTATTGGTAGAGAAGGAAGAAATATTAGAACCTTTGAAACATTGACAGGAGTTGATTTAATTATAGACGATACTCCTGAGGCTGTAGTGCTTTCTTCTTTTGATCCAGTAAGGAGAGAAATTGCAAGGATTGCTTTAGAAAGGTTAGTAAAAGACGGTAGAATTCATCCTGCAAGAATCGAGGAGATGGTAAACAAAGCTAAAAAAGAAGTAGAAAACAGAATAAGAGAGGAAGGCGAAAGAGCACTAATAGAAGTGGGCATTCAAAATATTCACCCAGATCTTGTAAGAACTTTAGGAAGACTATATTACAGAACTAGTTATGGCCAAAATGTTTTACAACATTCAATTGAAGTGGCCAAGATTGCAGCTATAATTGCTGCTGAACTCCATATGGACGTAAATCTTGCCAAGAGGGCAGGTCTTCTTCATGATATAGGTAAAGCAATTGATTATGAGGTAGAGGGATCTCACGCCACATTAGGCGCAGAACTTTTGAAGAAATATGGTGAACATCCTGATATAGTTCATGCTGTGGCAGCCCATCATGAGGAAATTCCGTTGGTTAAGCCTTTAGATGTTATAATACAAGTAGCAGATAGTATATCGGCTGTAAGACCAGGAGCAAGAAGAGAAAGCATTGAGATATATATAAAGAGATTAGAGAAATTAGAAGAAATTGCTATGTCTTTTCCTGGGGTAGAGAAAGCTTATGCCATTCAGGCAGGTAGAGAGGTTAGGGTACTTGTAAGTCCAGAGGAAGTAGATGACCTTGCTGCTACAAGACTTGCTTATCAGATCGCAAAAAAGATTGAGAAGGAAATGGAATATCCAGGGCAAATTAAGGTTACTGTAATTAGAGAGACAAGAGCTGTAGAGTACGCAAAGTAA
- a CDS encoding TIGR00282 family metallophosphoesterase has product MNILFLGDIVGRIGRRGVGLLLPQIKKEYKIDLVLANIENAASGFGITESVLKELMDYGIDAFTSGNHIWDKKEGIPLLDTYEKILRPANYPLGVPGRGYTVLTHLDKKVGIINIQGRVFMEPIENPFHVVKNIVEEMKKDTKIIIVDIHAEATSEKIAMGYFLDGMVTAVVGTHTHVQTADERILPGGTGYITDLGMCGALDSVLGVEKEAVLKKFLLQIPQKFNVPEKGLFKMEGVIIEVEEESGKTKNIIRLQRRGEIK; this is encoded by the coding sequence ATGAATATACTTTTCTTGGGAGATATAGTAGGAAGAATAGGCAGAAGGGGTGTAGGCCTTCTTCTGCCTCAGATAAAGAAAGAATATAAAATTGATCTTGTGTTGGCAAACATTGAGAATGCTGCCTCAGGTTTCGGTATTACCGAAAGCGTACTTAAAGAATTGATGGACTACGGTATAGATGCATTTACTAGTGGAAATCATATTTGGGATAAAAAAGAAGGCATTCCCTTATTAGATACCTATGAAAAAATATTAAGGCCAGCCAATTATCCTTTAGGAGTACCTGGAAGAGGTTATACTGTTTTAACACATTTGGACAAAAAAGTGGGTATAATTAATATACAAGGAAGAGTTTTTATGGAACCTATTGAGAATCCCTTTCATGTGGTTAAAAATATAGTTGAAGAAATGAAAAAAGATACTAAAATAATAATAGTAGATATACATGCTGAAGCAACGTCAGAAAAAATAGCTATGGGATATTTTTTAGATGGGATGGTTACAGCTGTTGTAGGAACACATACTCATGTGCAGACGGCTGATGAGAGGATTTTGCCTGGGGGGACAGGTTATATAACAGATCTTGGTATGTGTGGGGCTTTAGATTCAGTTTTAGGTGTTGAGAAGGAGGCTGTTCTTAAAAAATTTCTTCTCCAAATACCTCAAAAATTTAATGTACCAGAGAAAGGACTTTTTAAAATGGAAGGGGTGATTATAGAGGTAGAAGAAGAAAGTGGAAAAACAAAAAACATTATAAGGTTACAAAGGAGGGGAGAGATTAAATAA
- a CDS encoding stage V sporulation protein S, whose amino-acid sequence MVEVLKVSAKSNPNAVAGALAGVIREKGRAEIQVIGAGAVNQAVKAIAITRGYVAPSGIDLICIPAFTDVQIDGEERTAIRFIVEPR is encoded by the coding sequence ATGGTAGAGGTATTAAAAGTTTCAGCCAAATCTAATCCTAATGCAGTAGCAGGTGCGTTAGCTGGTGTGATTCGTGAAAAAGGACGTGCAGAAATCCAAGTAATAGGAGCAGGAGCTGTGAACCAAGCTGTTAAAGCAATAGCTATCACAAGAGGGTATGTAGCTCCAAGTGGTATTGACTTAATTTGTATTCCAGCATTTACTGATGTACAAATTGATGGAGAAGAAAGAACAGCCATCCGTTTTATTGTAGAACCTCGATAA
- the rpmE gene encoding 50S ribosomal protein L31, with the protein MKKGIHPELKKARIVCACGAVYETLSTKEYMTVEICSKCHPFFTGQRKFVDTEGRVERFAKKYNWEIK; encoded by the coding sequence ATGAAGAAAGGAATTCATCCTGAATTAAAAAAAGCGAGAATTGTTTGTGCTTGTGGGGCAGTTTATGAAACATTATCTACAAAAGAATACATGACTGTAGAAATATGCTCAAAGTGTCATCCATTCTTTACTGGGCAGAGGAAATTTGTGGATACCGAAGGAAGAGTCGAGAGATTCGCTAAAAAATACAATTGGGAAATTAAGTAA
- the thyX gene encoding FAD-dependent thymidylate synthase, which translates to MRVKLISYTPEPEKVCALAMRLCHYQGNIEELEEKLTPEEISRLLNKAKKLQHMSIFEHASFTFYIEGVSRVTTHQLVRHRIASYSQQSQRYVKIKDEYVIPETIEKEEQRLNIYRDLINKAFEAYEELVKLGVPKEDARYLLPQAVESKIIVTMNARELMHFFTLRTCNSAQWEIRELAWKMLDLVKNVAPVIFSDAGPPCFRGPCPEGKNCIPERG; encoded by the coding sequence TTGAGAGTCAAATTAATTTCTTATACGCCAGAGCCTGAAAAGGTATGTGCTCTGGCTATGCGTCTTTGCCATTATCAGGGAAATATTGAGGAGTTAGAAGAAAAACTAACTCCTGAGGAGATTTCTCGTCTACTTAATAAGGCTAAAAAGCTTCAACATATGTCTATATTCGAGCATGCCTCTTTTACCTTCTATATAGAGGGTGTGTCAAGGGTAACTACTCACCAGTTGGTTAGACATAGAATTGCTTCTTATTCTCAGCAGAGCCAAAGGTATGTGAAGATAAAGGATGAATATGTTATTCCTGAAACTATAGAAAAGGAAGAACAAAGGTTGAATATATATAGGGATTTAATTAATAAGGCTTTTGAGGCTTACGAAGAATTGGTAAAGCTTGGGGTCCCCAAAGAGGATGCAAGGTATCTCTTGCCCCAAGCTGTGGAGTCCAAGATTATAGTTACAATGAATGCTAGAGAGCTAATGCATTTTTTTACTCTAAGAACATGTAATTCTGCTCAGTGGGAGATAAGAGAACTTGCTTGGAAGATGCTGGATTTAGTAAAAAATGTAGCTCCTGTGATTTTCTCCGATGCTGGTCCTCCATGTTTTAGAGGGCCGTGTCCAGAAGGAAAAAATTGTATTCCGGAGAGAGGGTGA
- a CDS encoding thymidine kinase, translated as MEILNGPSGWIEVICGGMYSGKSEELIRRVRRAQIAKQKVQVFKHSLDIRYDKDYVASHTGLKIEAIPVSSSADIERLVEDDTQVVAIEEGQFFDMGIVKVCQRLADKGKRVIVAGLDQDFRGEPFGPMPYLMAVAEYVDKLHAICMKCGNVASRTQRIIDGKPAYYDDPIILVGAFETYEARCRNCHIVLRRDENEK; from the coding sequence ATGGAGATTTTAAATGGTCCTTCTGGATGGATAGAGGTAATATGTGGGGGAATGTATAGTGGTAAGAGTGAGGAGTTAATAAGAAGGGTAAGAAGAGCTCAGATAGCTAAACAGAAGGTTCAAGTTTTCAAGCATAGCTTAGATATAAGATATGATAAGGATTATGTTGCTTCTCATACAGGATTAAAAATAGAGGCGATTCCTGTAAGTAGTAGTGCTGATATAGAGAGATTAGTGGAGGATGATACTCAAGTAGTAGCTATAGAAGAAGGTCAGTTTTTTGATATGGGTATTGTAAAGGTTTGCCAAAGGCTTGCAGATAAGGGGAAGAGAGTTATAGTGGCTGGGCTTGATCAAGATTTCAGAGGTGAACCCTTTGGTCCTATGCCATATCTGATGGCTGTAGCAGAGTATGTAGATAAACTACATGCCATATGTATGAAATGTGGAAATGTGGCGAGTAGAACCCAGAGAATAATAGATGGAAAACCAGCTTACTATGATGATCCAATAATACTTGTAGGAGCCTTTGAGACCTATGAGGCAAGATGTAGGAATTGTCATATTGTATTAAGGAGAGACGAAAATGAAAAGTAA
- a CDS encoding DUF1385 domain-containing protein codes for MKSKKDLVGGQAVYEGVMMRKGIDIAVAVRDPDGQIVIKKERLQPYFKKWTQIPFLRGLMILMDSLFWGIKALNYSTQVAFKEEEKIDNNWEIGLALLLGFALFVVLFIVLPLLIVRPIERYISSQIIIRLLEGIVRLVIFVLYLFSITKIKEIYRVFQYHGAEHKTVFCYEAGEELTVENCRKYSRFHPRCGTSFLLVVMLVSIVVFAFLGQQPFLLRIISRILLIPVIFSLSYEIIRIGSQHTDSWFWKIILTPGLWMQYFTTKEPDDYQLETAIVALKEVTEKEYASEVGS; via the coding sequence ATGAAAAGTAAAAAAGATCTGGTAGGCGGACAGGCAGTATACGAAGGAGTAATGATGAGAAAAGGTATAGATATAGCGGTTGCTGTAAGAGACCCTGATGGACAGATTGTGATCAAGAAGGAAAGACTTCAACCTTATTTTAAAAAGTGGACTCAGATTCCCTTTTTAAGGGGTTTAATGATATTGATGGATTCTCTTTTTTGGGGTATCAAGGCTTTGAACTATTCTACCCAAGTGGCTTTTAAAGAGGAAGAAAAGATTGACAATAATTGGGAAATTGGTTTAGCTTTATTACTTGGTTTTGCTCTTTTTGTAGTTTTATTTATTGTTCTACCTTTGTTAATTGTGAGACCTATAGAAAGATATATCTCATCACAGATAATTATAAGGTTATTAGAAGGAATTGTTAGGCTTGTTATTTTTGTCCTTTATCTTTTTAGTATAACGAAGATAAAAGAGATTTATAGAGTGTTTCAGTATCATGGTGCTGAACATAAAACTGTCTTCTGTTATGAGGCAGGAGAGGAATTGACTGTTGAGAATTGTAGAAAATATTCTCGTTTTCATCCAAGATGTGGTACTTCTTTTCTGCTTGTGGTAATGCTTGTAAGTATAGTTGTATTTGCTTTTTTGGGACAACAGCCTTTCTTACTTAGAATTATTTCGCGAATACTTTTAATCCCCGTGATTTTTAGTTTATCTTATGAGATAATAAGAATAGGATCGCAGCATACTGATTCCTGGTTCTGGAAAATTATTCTTACTCCTGGATTATGGATGCAGTATTTTACTACAAAGGAACCTGATGATTATCAACTTGAGACAGCTATTGTTGCCTTGAAGGAGGTGACAGAGAAGGAATATGCTTCAGAAGTTGGTTCTTGA